Sequence from the Nostoc sp. PCC 7120 = FACHB-418 genome:
TTGAGCGAACACAAAGCTATGCAAATTATCGCAGCAGCAAACTTAACATACATGACATCACTCCCCTGATTTATTAACAGGTTTTCTATTAGAAATTGGCTGGGGTAATTGCTTCTTCATTTGTTGGAGATATATTCGCCTTTCCTCCTCCTTCTGGCGTATTTTCTCGCGGATGTCTGCCACCTGTGCCATCTGCTCTACTGGATCTAAATACCCCCGCGCCCGTAATAACTGCGCCTGTGCAAGAGAGTATGGTTCTTGAGCATTCCTAATCTGAATTAGCATTTGATTGAGATCGACTGATGGTTGAGATTCCAAATTCTGGGCGTAATCAATCGCCTCTAATTTACCCAAGATCAAAACAGCAGCAGCCCCGGTTGGTAACTTCTCCTCAACTTTCGTACCATCGGTTTTGCGGTATCCCCAATAAAAAGTATTATTTCCAGAAGCCGCTTCTAGTAAAACATCCAGCGAGTTGAATTTAACTATCTCCAGTGCCGGCATATAGTGAAGGCGGTAAAACCCAGATTTCTCATTAGCCTGCATTCTGGATATTTCACCCCGCAGTTGCTGTCCCCACAATGCCGCCGCTAACTGTCGCCAGCCTGTAAGAGTAGGGGCACCTTCTACTGAGGAGTAACTGGACAGATGGTCTATATTGTAGTCAGTACGGGAAAGTTTTTCTAAGTACACTTCTCGAATTTGGGCAACTTGCGCCTTTACTTGCTGTACCTCCGATATCTGATTACCTGGAATTTGTTGCTTCCATCCCACCATTAATGCAACCGCCCCAATAACAGACAGCGCACTAACAGTCGAACAAACCGTCCACAAAGTGACATTTACCTTTTGTCTTCTTCGACTTGGTTGTTTATTTCGGACAGGTGTAGGAGTAAACATAATTTACCCCTCACGTATTATCAACAACCAACTGCAACTGAGGGCGCTTGTTTAACTCGCGTGCGATCGCAATTCCCGCACCACCCACAACTATCCCAGTAAGTAGCAGCAGAGGATGCAAGGCAAGCGTGGCCCCCACTCCCAATAGCTGTCCTACTATCCCAGAAACACCCAAGTTCATTAACAAACCACCCGCAGTGTTAACCAAAAAGTCAAATGCTGCACTCATACCTGCTCCCTGGCAATAATGCGACTAAAATCAGTAATTGCCTTGATTTTGAAAAGTTGATTAGGTTTTTTGTTCGTCCCTAGTAAACCAAATTATTACTAGTGACAAAATTAAACCAACTAATTCACCTATACCCACACCAATCAAAATTGGCTGAATACTCGGAATTTCCTGCCTCTCTTGTGTTGGGGGAACCGCTACCCATGTCCCAACCACAGTACCAGCTACTACCGAAAGTAAATTTATACCAACTGCTTGGGTAGATGTTTTTCTCAAATTAAGTAAACTCTCATCCCGTATTCGATAGCAGATGGGTAACATCTGAGCTACTATTTCTTCTGAGATTGCCCGGTTTTCGGCTGCGAGGACTTCAACTGTCTCGGCTGCGGTGTCGATGTACCGACCAACAGAGGATGAGTCTCTTCCCCCCAGTTCACCTTGCCGAAAAAATCGTTATCAATACGCGAATTGATTCGCTCTTGCGCCTGGTTGTAACCAGCCGCAACGGAAGTATTACCTTCAGCCAGCGAACTACTGCCATGAAAAACAAATTCTTCTAGAGCAAGTGTGGAAGATTCAAGCACTACTTTATGGCGTAATTCTCCTAACTGAATTCCCCTGTCTGCATCCCGATAAAGTATTCCTACAAAACTATCGGAGGAAGCTTGTTCTGGATCTACGCCAAATCGCTGTTTAATATACTCGCGCTTGTCGAACTTATGTTCGCCTACTTCTGATTTGCGATCGCGCATTGCAATCAAGTGCTGGGCAGCTTCTTCCAAGGACATACCTTCACGAGAAGCTATCTCTTTAAGTTGAACTAATTGCTGTTCGATTGTTTCGTCAAGCGTATCATTTGGCTGCAAAGCTAAATCTAACAACCGACAGCAGGTACGTACTACATCAAGCGACACCTGCAAAGTCTCTGCCACTTTGTTGATATGCTTCATTGCGCTCAATTCTCCTAATTACTGATTGCACAATTGGGTTATTTTTTTCTTCATCAGATATATGCTTGGTCAAAAAGTTATAAAGGGTTAAGCCATTGACTTTTTGTAAATAAGCATCTAAGCCACCAGCAGGAATTACTTGCTGTAAATATTCCTTATACGTCAACCGCCGAATTTTGGTAGCAACGTAGAAAACATCAGCAATCTCAACTGTTGCTGCATCAAAATATCCTCCCCGCTTTCGCGGTTTTACTATACCCGCATAGGGATACCACTTTTGTAAAGCAGAGATTGAAATTCCGTATCTTTCGGCAAGTGTTTTTTGGGTGTAGATAACGTTTTCACATATCATCAAACTCAATTCCAAGTGAAAGACAACATCAATGAGAAGCGAATTAAACTAGCGCATTACTAAACTGTTTATAAATTAGAAAATAATTTACCAAATATGCCAGTTTAGTACAGGTATAGCTCAACTCAAATACATCTATAGTTCAACCTATCTCCAAATAAACTGCACACTAGCCAAGTTACATACTGCCTGTTGATAATGCAAGCACGTTTGTATATATGAGTAAAAACAATAAAAAAAATACTCTTTTAATAAAAAATTACTCTAACAGAAATATATAACGAAATATGGGACTTAATAGCCTGTGAGAAGTTCATCGAACTTTTACCCATTTATCTTGCAGTATCATGTTATGAAAATACTTGCCTTCACAATCTAATAACTGCAAAGCTTACTCTTGTTGAGAAATAGCCTGCTGCTGTTTCTTTACCGCGCGAGCTATCAGAGGGGCTTTTTTCTCTAATCCTTGTAGAGTCAAATCACCATCCAAATAAAGTTGATACCATTGTTGACGCTGGCGCAAGACTCTTTCGTCATCCCGTAACCGCAACCGTTCCAAAGTAAATTCTGCCCTTTGAAGTTGTTGCGGAGGAACTTTATCTGTTAATACTAATTGTAGGGAAGGAAGTAAAATTTCAAATTAATCTTCTCCCAAATCAAAAGGATCAAGCACCTGGTCGTCAAGTGTACCTTTACTACTATTAATCCAAGCAGAAGCAAAGCGTAAATTGCTCCATTCGTAAGCTAAATTGCGATAATTTTCACGGCTGCGATAATGATCTACTGTACCAACTGGTTCATACATAACGCTATAGCCACAAAGATTATTAAATCCATCGGCTAAAGAACTTTTGAAAGGCGACCAATAATCTCTGGTTCCTTTTTTGGGATCAGGATTTTTTTCCAACCAAGCATTTCCCGGTTGTCGCACTTTTTCATCAAAATTACGCGGTTCTGGAGGAGGATTAAATGGCATCATCTGTGTTATACCTCTGATAACCCAAAATTTCTTTTCTCCGTTGTAACTATCCAACGGGGCCAAAATGGGTCATGTCCTGGTAAAACTCTTTGAAGTTCCTGATGGATTTGTGTTGGTCTTCTCAAGTGTTCTGGAAACGCATTCATATCATCATTACGCATCCAAGCCTCTGCTGCTTCAATTGCGATTTCTGCTTCTTTGGAACGGGCTTGTTTGAGACCAAAAATTTCTGAGGTTAACCATCCAACTGTATCCCCTTGTTTTGACCAAGGTACTTCATCAAGGCTAACTTCTCTATCTTGTAATTTAAATAAAAATAGTTGATCTTCTTGCTCATTAAAATTTGGCTCTAAGGAAGCAAGAACAAGTGGAGAATGAGTAGTTACTAAAGCCTGTATCTTCATCCTGGGTTGTAATTCTTTCACTACAGCTAAAATAGCTGGTAGAATCACTCTCTGCCAACGAGGATGTAAATGAGATTCAATTTCATCAATTAGTAAAACTATCTGATTTACTGGCTTTTGTTGCCGTAATTCAGCAGCTTTTTTATGTTCGTACCAAGTCCACACTAGTAAATAAGCTAGTCCCAGAATACGCTTCATTCCGGCTGATGTTTGAGTGACAGGAACATTCCCATAAGGTAGGTTAACTGTAGGAATATCGCGCACATCTTCAATGGAAACTCGCGTTGGCTCTCCCACTTCTATCCATTCTGAAGGGTGAGGTGCAAGTTTTTTAATAACATTAGAAAATAGTTGAAATGGATATTTATTTGGTTGATTTTGCCATGTTACCCAATCTTGAATTAAACCATTACAAAGAACTTTGTTTTTTGATTTTAATCCATTCCAGAGTGTATTTGGATTAAAATTATAAGCAATATCGCGTTGGCGAGCTGGGTCAAAAACAGAAAAACTACCATCAACCCGTACATAAATAACGACCTCTTTTAATAAAGGAGGCATTTGTAAACTACGCCATTTTTGTTCAGAAAAATCAAAGTAACTCTGATATTCTCTTATATCTTTTTTATTGCTAACTATTCCTGTAATTTGCGGATTTTCACCTCTAACTTGCTGTGGGTATGCTGGTTGTTCTACCCAATTTGTAGTCATCACCCACCAAGCGATATCTAGTAACAACCGCATAACGGCATTTGGTTGTAAATAATCTAACACTCCATCTACTGAAACCAACCGTAAGGTTTTAGGAGCGTAAAGTTTTGTCAGTTCAAGTTCTGCTAAATTGCGATCGCAAAAATAATTTAACTGTAGATTTGGGTACAGCTTTTAAATAACCCAACCCATACAGCCCGACGAATTACCTAACTGTCAGAATCAAGGCTAGCTTCCAATTCTTCTATAGAAATATCTTTATATCGTGCATATTCTGCGAGTTGCTGATTAATAGTTTCAAAATTTGCTTCTATCCTTGCGGCAATGATTTGGGCAGCAAACGCAGCAGGGGAACGACCCCGAAGCTTTGCCCAAAGCTTTAACTTCCGAAAGTCATAGGGGGATAGGGTAATTGAAAAACGAACGTTTTCCTCTGCCATGTCTAATACTTCTTCTAGCTGTGTCTTCATTAATGTACATCCTCTTTATTATCTCTGGCGATGGTCTAGTGATGCTTTAAAGAATCTATTCTGTCATTTTAGCGTTAAAGTTGCTTGACAGACTCTCTAGAGAGTCTCTAGAGTTATATTTATCTGAATCAAATTTACGTACAAACGAAAAAAATCTTGAAAGACAAGGAAAAATTCAATTTCAGCTTTGAGCCAAAAAGTTAAATATCAAGAATCTTTGGCCTATATGGAATCTCTGCCATGAACCACTACAGCACCCTCAAAATCCTCCCAACTCAAGGTTTAGAACCCAGACTATTCTTACGTTACTGCTTCGGTATAGCCGAACTTAGTCCCCCAGAACTTCTCGAAGAAGAAACCGACTCGCAATACCGCAAAAAATGTATCACTGTACTATGTGCAGTCTTAGGGGTACAAAGACCAACAGTTCGTAAGTGGGGGAGCGATCTCAACTTTGACGGAATACCCAATTACTGCAAAGTTTCACTTGCTTACATTCACGCCGCCGAAATCGTACCAAACCAGCTAAATAGCATCTTGACAGGAGAATACAATGCACCGGAAGTAGATGCTCAAACCTTTCTAGAAAAAATACTCCTTGAAGGGTTAACTGAAAAACAAATACTGCAAACTGTTTCTCACGCCAATTTTCGCGCAACTTGTGTCAAAACCCTCACGCAAGTATTACATATTGGCACAAAGTCAGTCCAAGATTGGGGTCAGGATATGTCGTTTCACAGAATGCCCAAAATTCACAAGTACACCTTGGGTTATGCCTTGGCTGCTATCTCCAAATCATCAAAAGCTTGGGACAAACAAGCAGCTTGAATTATTTGCAGTGAATTAAATAGGTAAGTGGTCTTTTAAGACCAACGAAATTAATGCAAAGAGAATTCTATCATGCCAGGAACTATCGCATCAATCCCTTACTCCCAACAGCATCAATTAGATCCAAATCCAACCGCACATATCGAAACCAGCAGTCTGGAATATTTGCACGCCGCTTTCCTACTCTACGAATACAAAACCACCTATAGCAAGAAAGAATACCGAACCTTGCTCGATACATACGGTTGGGATAAAGGAAGCTCTGAGGAAAAACGAGCGCTCAAAATAGCCGAAAACTTCCAAGAATTTTTAACTTGTCCTCAACACCTAGCCGCAATTCCAGTAACAATACTTCTCAGGCTGTGTTTTCCTCAATACAAGCTAATTATCAGTCAGCTACAGGATTATCCTATTGGGGGATTGACCTGCAAACTGGTACTGGAGTTAATCGAAGAGAGGAAAGCCCTCCTTAAAACCCAAAAGCAGGAACAACAAAAGCAGATATCAATCTGGCGCAGAACTCCAAAAGGCGATCGCTACTGTCAATTCCCTCCTCAGTTGGAAGAAGACCACCAAACAGGGGTACTTACACAGGAATTGATTGACGGATATGGGCTACTCCCTCAGCAAATTCTTCGTGAAGCGATCGCAGATTATCACGCCAAAATCAAATCCCAAGAAAAAGAGCAGCCCCAGGAAGAGACTGCTGAATCTGAAGTGGTTGAGTCGAGTATGCTTCCACAATTAGAAACATCCCCAACAGAGAGCGAAAAAGCTATAGAAGTTAACTCCAGGCTAAAACAAAACGAACAAACCAGCACCAGTAACGCTACAGAAGAGCCGCCAGTTGGAGAAGAAGTGTTAATGCTGGCAGAAAAACTCAAATCAGCCACCAGTTATTATCAAATTAGAAGTGCTATATACAGGCATCTGGCTGTTAAAGATGAAGCTTGGAAGCAGCTTTCCCCAGAAGAACAGTTAAGAATTGAAAGATTGTTGCCCCAGGAAGTATTAGCTCTAACAACAGCCAGAGAAGCAGGTTTAATTATTGACTACTATGAGTTAGAAACTGGCTGGTTTCAAGTATTTATTGCAGGTGAAGATAAGCCTGTAAGCATTAGTAAATCAAATGTAATTAATTGGATACAGGAACAAGAAAGACTCAACTGCGTAACTACATAAATCACCACAATCAACTAACGCCTCAGCTTTCAAATTAATCTAAAAAAGCATAAATGGAATTGTCAGGAAAAATACCCTCAATTCCTTGCTGCAACCTGATTGAGCTATCTCGTCCGCTTGGAAATGAGAAACATCAAGCTCGTTATTACTTAGGTTCGTGCGCGAACCTCAAGAA
This genomic interval carries:
- a CDS encoding phage terminase large subunit family protein; this encodes MFTPTPVRNKQPSRRRQKVNVTLWTVCSTVSALSVIGAVALMVGWKQQIPGNQISEVQQVKAQVAQIREVYLEKLSRTDYNIDHLSSYSSVEGAPTLTGWRQLAAALWGQQLRGEISRMQANEKSGFYRLHYMPALEIVKFNSLDVLLEAASGNNTFYWGYRKTDGTKVEEKLPTGAAAVLILGKLEAIDYAQNLESQPSVDLNQMLIQIRNAQEPYSLAQAQLLRARGYLDPVEQMAQVADIREKIRQKEEERRIYLQQMKKQLPQPISNRKPVNKSGE
- a CDS encoding AAA family ATPase codes for the protein MRLLLDIAWWVMTTNWVEQPAYPQQVRGENPQITGIVSNKKDIREYQSYFDFSEQKWRSLQMPPLLKEVVIYVRVDGSFSVFDPARQRDIAYNFNPNTLWNGLKSKNKVLCNGLIQDWVTWQNQPNKYPFQLFSNVIKKLAPHPSEWIEVGEPTRVSIEDVRDIPTVNLPYGNVPVTQTSAGMKRILGLAYLLVWTWYEHKKAAELRQQKPVNQIVLLIDEIESHLHPRWQRVILPAILAVVKELQPRMKIQALVTTHSPLVLASLEPNFNEQEDQLFLFKLQDREVSLDEVPWSKQGDTVGWLTSEIFGLKQARSKEAEIAIEAAEAWMRNDDMNAFPEHLRRPTQIHQELQRVLPGHDPFWPRWIVTTEKRNFGLSEV